Within Burkholderia latens, the genomic segment CGAACGATGCGTCGCTGAACAACTGGCCGGTGGCCGTGCCGCTGCCGCGGCAGATGGCGTCGCTATGGACGGACTGGACCTGGCACACCGGTGCGCTGTCGGGCGCCGGAATCGGAGTGGGCGTGCGTTACCAGAGCGCACTGGCCGGCGCGCCGGACAACGGGCTGACCGTGCCGAGCGTCACGCTGTACGATCTGGCGATGCACTACGACGTGCGTCACTGGCGGTTCGCGCTGAACGTCGCGAACGTGTTCGACCGGCGCTACGTCAGCGGCTGCACGTCGTACACGGTATGCGTGTTCGGCAACGAGCGGACCGTGCTCGCGAGCGCGAAATACAACTGGTAGGCCAAGCCGCGCGTTCCCGCCGCGCATGACTACGCATCGCGCGGCGGTTTGCCGGCGGCCGGGCGCGTGGCGGCCAGCCGCTCGCGCCGCCATTCGGTCGGCGTGACGCCGAATCGTTCGCGGAACGCGGTGGCGAAATTCGCGGCCGTGGAAAAGCCGATTTCCTTTGCGATGCTTGCCATGCTGAGCGACGTCGAATCCAGCAGATCCTGTGCGATTCGCAGGCGCTCGTGTCGCAAGTACTCGAACACCGTTTGCCCGAGGTTGTCACGAAACGCGCGCGACAGCCGCTTCTCGTGCGTGCCGACCGCGCGCGCCAGCTGCTCGACCGTCGGCGGATCGCTCAGCGAACGCGACAGATGGCGCAGCGCCGCGCGCACGATGATGTCGTCGGCGTTGCCGGCCGCAAACCGCGTGCGTCTGTGTTCGGCAACCGCCGGCGGCGGACATCTCCCGCGCAACTGCACGCGAATGCGCGCGACGACCTCGGCCGGCTCGAACGGCTTCACGATATAGTCGACGCCGCCGATATCGAGCCCGTCGACGCGCTCGTGCAGTTCGCCGGCTACTGTCAGGAAAATCACCGGAATCGCATTCGTCAGCGGATCGGCGGCCAGCCTCCGGCACGCGGTGAATCCGTCCATGCGCGGCATGCGCACGTCCATCAGGATCAGGTCGGGCACGAGCGCCTGCGCGCGCTCGCACGCCTGCACACCGTCGAACGCGACGCTGATCCGGCAGCCCGTCGTGCGCAGGATATCGGCCAACAGGCGCAGCGGGTCGGGCTGATCGTCGACGATCAGGATATGGGCGTCGGTCAACGCGGAGCTCGGAGGAGACATCGTGCACCTGTTCGAGAAAGGCTGCGGGAAGCGTTCCAATGCGAACGCGATTCCGGTTCGGTAACGGCGTCGGAAACCGCGCTGCGACTTCGCGAAAGCGCGTGGCGCGCTCGCGTCGACAAGCGGACGTCGCCGGCCTGTGCAGCAGGCAGGTGCGGCGCAATACCCGGTGCTTGTCGTTCCGATCGCCGGCCGATACGGACGCGAATGAATGCCGCGGGCGGAATCGATGCGAGCGGAATTGTAGGGCGATATTTCGAATCACGCCATATCACGATCCGCCATTCTTGCAGTTTATATTTTTACGGTCGGTGTGAATTTTTCGGCCGTTACGCGCCGAATGCCGGGTCGTGCTGGGTCATTTTATAAATATTCTAAAACCGACAAAAACGCAGTCCGCTGCGGCAAAGTGTTTGGCCGGTCCGGAAAACATTTTTATTAAGTGAAAATATAGTAAATCGTTTGCGAGCGCGTTAATTGTGCGGTAACTGATTGAAAACATTGGAATTTACAATCTATAAAGAATGCCGCCTTCTCTAACTTCGATGCGTATCTCATAATTCGTCCGAACTTTGGATGCCGGATGGATCAGGCGGTCGCATCGGTGGGCTTGCCATGAAAGACGTTGCGCGATTCGAGTTCCCCGCATCAATTGATGCGCGAGCGATCGGATTTGCGACGCAAAAGATTGCAGAGATGGCGGCGCAGGCAAAATGAAAGATGCGCTGTCGCAAATCGGTCGATTCGGCGGCAAACGGTGAAATAAGAAAGACGGGGTTGGTCGCGGTCAGCGCGACGTCGAAATCGGAATGTTCATATTGACGGATTGAATCGCGAGATTCGACCCGGGGGCGAATTCGTCTTTGCCGGTCAATATGTATTCCTAATGTGTCGATCGAATGATCGGAACGGGCCGGCAATGATGCAGGTTGCCCGCGGGACGCGTGCGTCCTGTCGACATGCGCGGCGCTCTTGCTTCGCCATCGGCGTGACGGCGGCGGAGCGCGGGATGTGGCCGGTTTCGCCGGGGGGTCGAAGCTGAAGCTGTGGGTAAACGTAAGTAGTCCGTATTCAACCAGAACGCAAAAAACGGAGCAGAAGAAAATGAAGAGGAACCAGATTTCGGCGCTCGTCGCCGCGATGTTCGCAGGTGCGGGTGTGCTGGTCGCGGGGGCCGCGCACGCCGACAACTTCGTCGATCGTGGCAACCCGGACAACGCGCTGAACGGGCAGTGCATCGACGGCACCAATCCGGCCTGTATCGCGACGAAAAACGGGACGTTCGTCGCGGCCAGCACGACGAACTTCACGTCGGGCACGAATGCGAAGGCCGGTTCGAGCGGCATTGCGATCGGCGATCAGTCGAACGCGGGCAGCAAGAGCGGCAGCAGCAGCGGCGGCGGGATCGCGATCGGTGTCGGCGCGCAGGCACTGGCGAACTCGGCAACGGCGATCGGCACCGTCGCGCTAGCGCAAGGCAATACGGCGCTTGCGATGGGCCGCCAGTCGGCCGCGATCGGCGATTTCTCGATGGCGCTCGGCAACGTCGCGGACGCCCATGGCACCAGCTCGATCGCTTTGGGCCACTCGGCGCTTGCAAGCGGCGACCGCTCGATCGCGATCGGCGGCGCGAATCCGACGACGAGCGACGGCGTATCGAACGGCGCATCGTATGACGCGGCGACGCAGACGCGCGCCGGCGGCACGCAGTCCGTCGCGATCGGCGCCGGTGCGCAGACGAATGACAACAACCAGGTCGCGATCGGCTCGGGCAGCGTCGGCGCAAACAACGGCGGCACGCCTGTGTTCGGCGGCACGGCGGCGCCCGTCGGCGGTGCAGTCTCGTTCGGCTCGATCGGCAACGAGCGGCAGATCAAGAACGTTGCGGCCGGTGCGGCCGATACCGACGCGGTCAACGTCCAGCAGCTGAAGAACGTGAATGGCGCACTGAGCACCGGCATCGCGAACGTCGACGCACACGTGACGTCGGTCGGCAACACGCTGTCGACGTCGATCGCGAACGTCGACCAGCGCGTGACGAACGTCGGCAACAGCCTCAGCACGAGCATCGTGACGGCGACGCAGAACGTCGTCAAATACACCGACGACGCACATGCCGCGATCGCGCTCGACGGCGCGGGCGGCACGACGATCGGCGGCGTGGCGGCCGGCGTCGCCGACACGGACGCGGTCAACGTCGGGCAGTTGAAAGGCAGCGTCGCACCGCTGCAGACGTCGCTGTCGACGGCTACCGCGAACATCACGAATCTGCAAGACAACGTGACAGGCATCCACGCGTCGTTGAGCACGGCCGTGTCGAACATCGACGGCCTGCAGGCGGCCGACGCGCGCAACGTGAAATACGACGGCCCGAGCGGCTTCGACTCGGTCACGTTCGCCGGCCCGAACGGCACGACGCTGCACAACGTCGCTGACGGCGTCGCCGCGCACGATGCGGTGAACGTCGGTCAACTGGGCAGCGGCCTCGCGTCGCTCAGCACGAGCGTGACCAATAGCGTCAACACGACGATCGGCAACCTGAGCACGTCGATAGCGACCCAGATCGGCGATGCGACGAAGAACGCGGTGCAGTACGACGACGATACGCACGGCGGCGTCACGCTCGGCGGCCCGGGCGCAGCGGCGCCGGTCGGCGTGCACAACGTCGCAGACGGCGTCGCCGCGAACGACGCGGTGAACGTCGGCCAGCTCGGCAAGGCGACCGACACGCTGAACCAGTCGATCGCGAACGTCGGCAACAGCGTGACGAAGCTCGGCGACCAGGTGACGACGAATACCGGCAACATCGCAGCGCTGCAGCAGGACGCGTTGCAATGGAATGCGAACCTCGGCGCCTACGACGCGAGCCACGGCGGCAACGGCGCGCAACGCATCGGCAATGTCGCGGCAGGCCAGAACGGCACCGACGCGGTCAACGTCGACCAGCTGAAGGCGGCGATTCACGATGGCACCAGCCAGCTCGACGCGCTTGCGGTGAAGTACGACGATGCGAGTCAGCGCCAGGTGTCGCTCGGCGCGGGCAACGGCGGGGTGCCGGTGCGCGTGACCAACGTCGCGGACGGCAACGTCGCGGCCGGCAGCACGGACGCGGTGAACGGCGCGCAATTGCGGCGTGCGATCGGCGGGACGGCCGCCGCGCTGGGCGGCGGCGCGACCGCGAACACCGACGGATCGATCACCGCACCGTCGTACAAGATCGGCGGCGATTCGTTCAACAACGTCGGCGACGCGCTGACGAACCTCGACGGCCGCGTCGGCAGCAACACGACGACGCTCCAGAACCACGAAACGCGCATCGGCGACGCCGAAACCAATATCGCCGTCAATACGTCCGCGATCGCCGGTTTGCAGAAGGATGCGCTGCAGTTCGACCCGACGCTCGGCGCATACAGCGCCGCGCGCGGCGGCGTGCCGACGAAGGTGAGCAACGTCGCGGACGGCAACGTCGCGGCCGGCAGCACGGACGCGGTGAACGGCGGCCAGCTGTACGGCGTGAAGTCGGATCTGGAGCAGCAGATCACGCAAGTGTCGAACCAGACGGGCGAGGCCGTGAAGAACGTCGTCAAGTACGACGTCGACGGCAACGGCAACCGGCTGAATTCGGTATCGCTGAGCGGCGGCAACCCGAACGCGGCGGTCGCGCTGAAGAACGTCGCGGCCGGCGCCGACGACACGGATGCGGTCAACGTGAAGCAGCTGAAGTCGGTGCAGTCGAACCTCGATCAGCTCGGCGCGCTCGCGGTGCAGTACGACGATGCGTCGAAGGGCTCGATCACGCTCGGCGGCGCAGGCGGCACGCGCATCACCAACGTGAAGGCCGGCACGCTCAGCGCGACCAGCACGGATGCCGTGAACGGCTCGCAACTGTACGCGACGAACCAGCAGGTATCGAAGAACACGACCGATATCGCGAATCTGCAGAGCAACGTGACCAACATCGCGAACGGCAAGGCGGGGCTCGTGCAGCAGCAGGACGCGAACGGCGCGATCACGGTCGGCAAGGATGCCGGCGGCACCAGCGTGAACTTCTCCGGCACATCCGGCGACCGCGTGCTGACCGGGGTGGCGGCGGGCGTGAATGCCAACGACGCGGTCAACATGGCGCAGTTCAACGATGCGCTGAAGACGGCGGCGGCGAACGACAAGGTGCGCGCGGCGGCTACCGATGCGAACGCGACGTGGATCGCGCGTGCCGACGCGGGGTCGATCGGTTCGACGGCGACCGCGACCGGCAAGAACGCGGTGGCGGTCGGCCAGGGTTCGGTGGCGGATCGCGACAATTCGTTCTCGGTCGGCGCGAAGGGCGGCGAGCGGCAGATCACGAACGTCGCGGCCGGCACGGCGCCGACCGACGCGGTCAACGTGCAGCAGCTGAACGACAACATCGGCGCGGCGTCGGCACAGGCGAAGGGTTACACCGACCAGCGCATCGGGCAGGTGTACAACTCGTTCAACGACCTGAAGAAGGACATGTACGGCGGCGTCGCGTCGGCGATGGCGGTGGCCGGCTTGCCGCAGCCGACGGGTGCGGGGCGCTCGGTGGTGTCGGCGGCAACGTCCAACTATCATGGCCAGCAGGGGTTCGCAGCCGGTTATTCGTACGTGACGGAGAACAACCGCTGGGTCGTCAAGGCGTCGGTGACCGGCAATACGCGGTCGGACTTCGGTGCGGTGGTCGGCGCGGGTTACCAGTTCTGACGTACGCCGACCAGCATTGACGGATGGGGAAGCGGCGGGCATGCAGTGACGACCGTGCTTTCCCGGCATGCGTGGCCCGAGGTCGCACGTCGGCTTCGGGCCGCCGTCGTGTCGTATGACGATGCGGATGGCTGCCGCGCGGCATCGTCGTGCACGTGGACTGCTCCACGTGTACGCCCGGGCCGGCTCGCCGCAAGGAGCGGGCATCTGCCGACGTGCGGCGCCCGCTCGCCGTTGCGGCCGAGCAGGGCGCCGACGTGACGCGGTTCAATTCCGTTTGACGTAGCGATCCGATACGACGGCGCGCTGCTGGATCCATGCGAGCGCCAGCTCCAGCGCCTGGTCGTACGCTTCGCCGGTATCGGCAAAATCCCCGTCGACGCCGAGCGTGCGCGTTTCGCCGTCGCGATCGGTCACGATCGCCGCCGCCGAATAGCGGCCGGTTTCCGTGTCGGTGACAACCGCACGGACCTCGTATCCGCGATGTTCAATGACCTTGTCCGTTTGCATCTGGCACCTCCTGCAACGAGCTGTGAAATGTTGCGGCGCGCACGTCCCGGCTCGGTTTGCGGCCGGCACGTGCACGCGAACCGTGCCGTCGGCACATGCCGCGCGAGTGCGCCGCCGATCACGCGGCGAGTCGCAAACCTGCCGTCATGCGACGCCGGCCCGACCGCCGTTCGCCCGCCATCGGCGAGCGGCGGTCACTGCGGTCTGCCGCCCGCGGTCGACCCGTGTGCGGCGCCGTGGTGCAGAAGAACGACACGTGATGCAGCACCGGGGTGTGCGTTGCCGTCCGTCGGCGCGGATGCTTCAGGCGTCCAGCGACCGCACGCATGCCACGCGGCGCGGCGCGGTCGCTGCGGTCGTGCAGCGAGACGTCGTTCGCCGCCACGTGGCCGCCCGTGCGAAGCGCCGCGCGTAGCGGATACTGACGGCCGTGCCGGGCATCCACGCTACGCGTACGCGATGTGTAGCGAACGCGACGCGCACTTGCCATGATAGCGCGCTCGCCGCGATCGCGACCGAGGTTCGGCGCGAACCGCGTGCGCCGCCGACGAACGCGAACACGTGGCTTGCGATGCGGCGCAAGCCAGCTTCGCGCGGAACGCACGAGACGTTTCCAGCGCATCCGTTCACCCGGCCGTTACCTGGATCCGTCGCGGCTTCGCTTCTTCGCGGCGCGGGATCTTCAGCGTCAATACACCGTCGCGCAGTTGCGCGTCGATGCGCGACACGTCGAAATCAGCGCTGAGCGTGAACGCGCGCGCGAAGTGCGGGTGACGTACTTCGCCGTGCTGCAGACGCAGCCCGGACGGCATCGGAATGACGGCTTCCGCTTCGATGCTGAGATTGCCGTCATGCACGCGCACGTCGAGCTTGTCGCGCGGCACGCCGGGCAGATCGGCATACAACGTGATGCCGTGCGTGTCCTCGACGATGTCGACGGGCGGCGCAATGCGGGCATGCGCGGTGTCGCGCTGAGCCGGCTCGCCGCGGGTCACGGCCGTTTGCGTGTCCGCCGGCCGCTTGGTCAGATCGGTGGTTTCGCTCATGATGTCCTCCGTCATGCGTTCGTGACGTGGTGCGGGTTACTGGACGGTGATCGCGCGCGGCTTCGACGCTTCGGATTTGCCGATACTGATCGTCAGGCAGCCGTTCGCATAGCGCGCCTCGATCTTGTCGGAGTTCGCCTGCTGCGGCAGCTCGATCACGCGGCGGAACGTGCCCATGAAGCGCTCGTTCGCATAGACGCGCCGCTCGCCGTCGGCCGTGTCGTCGTTCGGCGACACGCGCTCGCCGCTGATCGTCAGCAGCCGGCGATCGACGGAGATGTCGATCTTCGCGGGATCGAGCCCCGGCGCGAATGCGACGATCTCGATCGTGTCGTCGGTGCTGCCGATGTTGACCGGTGGAAACCCGCCGGGCCGCGGCGCACGCAGGCTTGCCGGAAAGCCGGTGAACATGCCGGCCATCTGCCGCTGCAAGCGGTCGAATTCGGCCAGCAGATCGGAGGAAAAGAAGGGATCGCTCATGACTCGCTCCTGATTGTGCGTCCTGCGGAGGACGAACCGGACTACGCGCTCCAGTTCGTCGATCCGCGACAGGCTCGCTGATAAACAAATCGAAACACGCAGCGCGGGAAAACCGCGACTGCCTTGAGCGATACATAAAATAGGACGGGCCGAACGAATTTCAAGGGGGCCGTGCGCGGAAATTTTGCCGGCATCGACGCGGGCCGGCGTGCGTCGCACCGTCAAGCCCCGGCAAGCGGCCGCATGTTGGCTTTGACCCTATCGCCCGCGCCGCCGGTCGGCGAGGGCGCGCGGCACGCGCTCCGCAATCATGCCGCCGTCGTCGCCCTATCGCCGCACCGCACGAGCCGGCCGCTTCGACGGTTGCCGCGCAGCCTCCGGCCGCCGCGCATCGAACGTCGCCCACGACGGCGCGGACGGTGCCCGATGCGGGCAGAAGGCGGAATTTGCAACGCCACCAGAAAAGAAACAGCGTCGCGGGAGAGCGGGGCGCCGCTCGCGCTGCCCCGCTCCCGGCTGCTCAACGGCTTGGGCCGGAGGGCGGCTTCACTTCGGACAAGTCGTCCTCTCGAACCTCCGCCTGGCGCACGGTGGTGCCGTCGTCGCCGGTTTCGGAGATGTCGGTTTCGAACGTCGACTGCCGGTCGTCGGGTTTCCCGGCGGGCTTCTTTTCATCGGTCTGTTTGCCGGGCTGTTGCTGTTGACTGGTCATCTTGCTCTCCTGATCGCAACGTCGGATGTTGCGCATCCTTCACGTGAGCAAGCCGCGGGCCGCGCGCCCGTGCAAGTCGGCCGGGATCCTACGCCCCGGCCCGTGGCCGACAGTTCCCGTTACGTTCGCCATCGCCGGGTCGGCAAACGGGCTGCGAGCCCATCGGGGCGCGAGACTGGAGCGTTACACGTCAGAATCATTTTTCGTCGCCGTATCGCACGCTCCGGCGCATGCCGGCGACGAACGACCGGTGGTCGAACGCGATGCCGCGCCGTACGACACGGCATCACATCGCCCCGCGAGGCGGTTTCCGCGCGCTGCATCCCATTCGCTCCGTCGCGCCGTATCGGCGCTGTAACGTTTTCCGCGCGATTCTCGCGTGCCCGGCGCTTGCCGGGGCCGGTAGCCGTGCCGGCAATGCCATCGCGCGACTGGCACGTTGCTCGCTTGATCGATTGGCTGAAAACGATCGTTGTCGCGCGCCGGGAAGATTGGACGTATCGATAGGCGAGCGTGAAAAGCGGGCGCGCGACGGTCGTGAGCACGGATCCGGTCAACTGGCTCGTCATCGCCGGCACCGGCAACGCGCTGTCGTTCACGAGCGCGAAGGTGCGCTGACGCGCGCCGGCTGGTTTGCTCAACGGGGGGGAACACCATGAAGCGCGCTTCGTTTGCGCATGCAATGCGCATGTTCATCGTATCGGCGAGCGTCGCGCTCATGTGCGGGATGGCGTTCGCGCAGTCGGCGTCGCGCGCGCCCCACGATTTCGCGCGGCCGCCGCTCCATCTGCACGGTGCCGCGAAACGGAACCCTGTCGGCCTGTCGCCGCAGCAGATCCGCCGTTTCTATGGGTTCGATCCGTTGCCGGCGCGCGGCTACGGCGGCGACGATCAGGTCATCGCGATCGTCGATGCGTACGACAACCCGAATGTCGAAGCCGATCTGCGATCGTTCAGCAGTACGTTCGGGC encodes:
- a CDS encoding response regulator, producing the protein MSPPSSALTDAHILIVDDQPDPLRLLADILRTTGCRISVAFDGVQACERAQALVPDLILMDVRMPRMDGFTACRRLAADPLTNAIPVIFLTVAGELHERVDGLDIGGVDYIVKPFEPAEVVARIRVQLRGRCPPPAVAEHRRTRFAAGNADDIIVRAALRHLSRSLSDPPTVEQLARAVGTHEKRLSRAFRDNLGQTVFEYLRHERLRIAQDLLDSTSLSMASIAKEIGFSTAANFATAFRERFGVTPTEWRRERLAATRPAAGKPPRDA
- a CDS encoding YadA-like family protein translates to MKRNQISALVAAMFAGAGVLVAGAAHADNFVDRGNPDNALNGQCIDGTNPACIATKNGTFVAASTTNFTSGTNAKAGSSGIAIGDQSNAGSKSGSSSGGGIAIGVGAQALANSATAIGTVALAQGNTALAMGRQSAAIGDFSMALGNVADAHGTSSIALGHSALASGDRSIAIGGANPTTSDGVSNGASYDAATQTRAGGTQSVAIGAGAQTNDNNQVAIGSGSVGANNGGTPVFGGTAAPVGGAVSFGSIGNERQIKNVAAGAADTDAVNVQQLKNVNGALSTGIANVDAHVTSVGNTLSTSIANVDQRVTNVGNSLSTSIVTATQNVVKYTDDAHAAIALDGAGGTTIGGVAAGVADTDAVNVGQLKGSVAPLQTSLSTATANITNLQDNVTGIHASLSTAVSNIDGLQAADARNVKYDGPSGFDSVTFAGPNGTTLHNVADGVAAHDAVNVGQLGSGLASLSTSVTNSVNTTIGNLSTSIATQIGDATKNAVQYDDDTHGGVTLGGPGAAAPVGVHNVADGVAANDAVNVGQLGKATDTLNQSIANVGNSVTKLGDQVTTNTGNIAALQQDALQWNANLGAYDASHGGNGAQRIGNVAAGQNGTDAVNVDQLKAAIHDGTSQLDALAVKYDDASQRQVSLGAGNGGVPVRVTNVADGNVAAGSTDAVNGAQLRRAIGGTAAALGGGATANTDGSITAPSYKIGGDSFNNVGDALTNLDGRVGSNTTTLQNHETRIGDAETNIAVNTSAIAGLQKDALQFDPTLGAYSAARGGVPTKVSNVADGNVAAGSTDAVNGGQLYGVKSDLEQQITQVSNQTGEAVKNVVKYDVDGNGNRLNSVSLSGGNPNAAVALKNVAAGADDTDAVNVKQLKSVQSNLDQLGALAVQYDDASKGSITLGGAGGTRITNVKAGTLSATSTDAVNGSQLYATNQQVSKNTTDIANLQSNVTNIANGKAGLVQQQDANGAITVGKDAGGTSVNFSGTSGDRVLTGVAAGVNANDAVNMAQFNDALKTAAANDKVRAAATDANATWIARADAGSIGSTATATGKNAVAVGQGSVADRDNSFSVGAKGGERQITNVAAGTAPTDAVNVQQLNDNIGAASAQAKGYTDQRIGQVYNSFNDLKKDMYGGVASAMAVAGLPQPTGAGRSVVSAATSNYHGQQGFAAGYSYVTENNRWVVKASVTGNTRSDFGAVVGAGYQF
- a CDS encoding Hsp20/alpha crystallin family protein, whose product is MSETTDLTKRPADTQTAVTRGEPAQRDTAHARIAPPVDIVEDTHGITLYADLPGVPRDKLDVRVHDGNLSIEAEAVIPMPSGLRLQHGEVRHPHFARAFTLSADFDVSRIDAQLRDGVLTLKIPRREEAKPRRIQVTAG
- a CDS encoding Hsp20/alpha crystallin family protein: MSDPFFSSDLLAEFDRLQRQMAGMFTGFPASLRAPRPGGFPPVNIGSTDDTIEIVAFAPGLDPAKIDISVDRRLLTISGERVSPNDDTADGERRVYANERFMGTFRRVIELPQQANSDKIEARYANGCLTISIGKSEASKPRAITVQ